GTCGACGGCGAGGGCTCGGCGGTGTTCCGCACCGAGAACGGCGCCGGCGACGTGGTCCTCGACCAGGGCCGCGTCGGCTTCCAACCGTGACGACGAGGACGACCGGGGGCGAGCGTCCGCTCGACGGGCGGGTGGCGTTCGTCGCCGGGGCCAGCCGGGGGATCGGGCGCAACATTGCCGTGGCGCTGGCCGAGGCCGGGGCGTCGGTGGTGGTGGCCGCCCGGTCGGAGGTCGAGGGCAAGGTGCCCGGCACCATCCACGGCGTCGCCGAGCGGATCCGCGACGCCGGCGGCGACGCCCTCCCGGTGGTGTGTGACGTCACGTCCGAGGAGTCCGTGGCGGCGGCGGTGGCGGCCGCCGTCGACCACTACGGCGGCCTCGACGTGCTGGTCGCCAACGCCGGCGTGATGTGGCTGGCGCCGACGGTCGAGACGCCGCTGAAGCGCTGGGACCTGTGCCTGCGCGTGAACCTGACCGGGGTGTTCCTGGTGACCCGGGCGTGCCTGCCCCACGTGCGCGACGGCGGCTCACTGATCGCCATCACCACCACCGGGGTGCGCATGACCGACCTCGGGTCGAACGCCTACTGGGTGGCGAAGGCGGGCGTGGAGCGGCTCTACGTGGGGCTGGCGTCGGAGCTGCGGGAGCGCCGGGTCGCCGTCAACTGCCTGGCCCCCAGCAAGGTGGTGCTCACCGAGGGCTGGGAGGCGGGCGGCGGCTGGGAGATCCCCGACGACCAGGTGGAGCCGCCCGAGGCCATGGGCGCCGCCGCCGTGCTCCTGGCATCGCAGCAGGACGCCGGCATCACCGGCACCGTCCAGTACTCCCTCGACCTGGCGGGCTGACCGACCACCCGGGCCATGCGCCAGCATGGGCGGCATGTGCACCGACCTGCGCCTCATGCGGCTGGACGGCCGCCACGTCTCGGCCCGGACGCTCGACTTCGCCACCGACCTCGGTTCCACACTCCAGGCGGTGCCCCGCGGGCAGGAGTGGTCGGCCGCGGCGACCGGCACCGCCGCACCCGCCCTCACCTGGACCAACACCCTCGGCTTCGTCGCCATGGAGGACCAGGGCCTTCCGGGCTCGTTCTGCGACGGCCTCAACGAGGCGGGCCTGTCGGTGGCGAACCTGGAGCTCCCGGAGTCGCAGCTGCCGCCCGAGCCACCGGCCACCGGCTCGGGCTTCGGCAGCCTCGACTTCGTGCGCCTGAGCAGCTGGCTGCTGGGGACGTGCGCCACCGTCGACGACGTGCGGGCCGCGCTCGGCGCCGTGCAGCTGTGGAACCCGCCCGCCGAGCTGCCCCCAGGGCACGCCCTCGCCGGCTACCGCTACGCCGAGCACCTCGCCGTCCACGACGCCGCCGGGCACGACCTCGTGGTGGAGTTCCCCGACGGGCGCACGGTGCTGCACGACAACCCGGTCGGCGTGGTCGCCAACTCGCCGACCTACGACCAGCACCTCGAGAACCTGCGGGCCACCGGCGACCCGTCGGACCCGGCTGCTCTCCTCGCCGCCGCCCCCGGCGACGTGCGGTCACGGTCGCGCTTCCTGCGTGCCGCCGCCCTGGCGCAGGTGGCCGTCCCCGCCGGCGACGACCACGACCTGGTCAACCAGGCGTTCCACTGCCTCGACCTGGTCAGCGTCCCCCGGTACCTCGTCGCCACCGGCGACCACACCAGCTGGTGGGTGGTGCGTGACCACGACCGGGCCACGTTCTACCTGCGCACCTACGACTCCTGGACCACCGCTGCCTACGTCCTCGCCGACCTCGACCTGCGGCGCCCCGGCCCCCGTCGCACCCTGTCGCGACCCCCAAGGTAACCCTCCGCGGTTCGCGCGAGTCGTGCTCGGGTAGTGACGCTGTGTGGCGGGGGCGGGTCCACGAAGGAGACAGATCCTGAGTGTTGGATTGTCAACTTACGGCTCTGCCGCTGCGTGAGAACCCCGCCCACCTGCGGGTGGCGATCATCGCTCCCCCATGGGTGCCGGTGCCGCCACCGCTCTACGGGGGCACCGAGGCGGTGCTCGACTACCTGGCCCGGGGCCTCCGAGAGGCCGGCCACGAGGTGGTCCTCTACGCCACCGGCGACAGCACGTGCGAGGTGCCGCTGCTCTACACCCTCGACACCGCCGCCGGCACCGTCGACGGCGGGGCGGTCACCGAGCTGCGCCACGCCGTCAACGCCTACCAGGCGATCTCCGAGTGGGGAGCCGACGTGGTCCACGACCACACCCTGATGGGGCCCCACCTCGCCCGGCGCTACGGCCTCCCGGTGGTCACCACCAACCACGGCCCGTTCGTGAGCGACCTCGGCGACTGCTACCGGTCGCTCGGCCAGATCGCCCCGATCATCGCCATCTCCGAGCACCACGCCTCCACAGCCGGCGACATCCGGGTGGCGTCGGTGATCCACCATGGCGTCGACGTCGAGCGGTTCCCCGTGGGCGACGGCTCCGGCGGCTACGCCCTGTTCCTGGGCCGGATGAGCCCCGACAAGGGCGTCCACATCGCCGCCCGCATCGCCCGCGAGGCGAACGTCCCGCTCAAGATCGCCGCCAAGATGCGGGAGGCCCCCGAGCGCGCCTACTTCCAGGCCCACGTCGAGCCCCTGCTCGGCGGGTGCGTGGAGTACGTCGGCGAGGTCGGCGGCCGGGACAAGCTCGAGCTGCTCGCCGACGCCGCCTGCCTGTTCAACCCGATCGCCTGGCCCGAGCCTTTCGGCATGGTGATGATCGAGGCGCTGGCGTGCGGTACCCCGGTGGTCGCCACCCCCTGCGGGTCGGTGCCGGAGATCGTGTGCGAGGGCGTCACCGGGTTCGTCCGGGAGTCCGAGGCCGAGCTGGCCGAGGCGCTGCAGCGGGTCGACGAGCTCGACCGCACCTGGTGCCGCAAGGACGCCGAGACCCGCTTCTCGACCCAACGGATGGTGGCCGACCACGTCGCCCTGTACCGCCAGGTGGTGGACGACCTCCGCGCCGCCCAGGCGAGCTAAGGGGTAGAAGGGGGGAGTGAGCGACTCGCCATACCAGGGAACGACGCCGGTGGCTTCACTGGCGGACAACGGAGGTCCGGTCACGCTGGTCGAGGGCCGGACCTTCGCCCTGTCCGACCGCACCGGCGACATGGCGTCGGACCAGGCCCAGGGCCTGTTCGTGCTCGACACCCGGGTGCTGTCGCGGTGGGAGCTCAAGGTCAACGGTCACCGCCTGGAGACGCTGGCGGTCGAGACCCGCGAGCCCTACGCCACCACCTTCGTCGCCCGGGCCCACGCCGCCATGGGCCACGCCGACTCCGACCTCGTCGTGTTCCGCCGCCGCTACATCGGCCGGGGCATGCGCGAGGAGCTGGAGATCACCAACTACGGGCTCAGCGTGGTGCCGGTGGAGGTCGAGGCGCAGGTCGACGTCGACTTCGCCGACCTCTTCGAGGTGAAGGAGGGCCGGGTCGACACCGGTCGGCCCCGCAGCGTCCACGTCGTGTGCGGCGCCCTGTGGTTCGAAGGCCACGACGGGCCGGCGGCCAAGCAGTCGACCATCGCGCTTTCGGGCGACGCCACCATCGAGGCCGGCCACGCCACCTGGCGGACCATGCTCCAGCCGGGCCAGACGTGGGAGACCTGCGTGGTCGTGACCGTCAGCGTCGACGGCGAGCAGATCGAGCCCCGCTTCCAGTGCGGCGGCGACGACGGCGACACCGTGCCGGCCACCCGGCTGCGGCAGTGGCGGGAGACCCGGCCCGACATCGTCACCGACCACCCCGGCCTGGCTCTGGCGCTCGAGCGCTCCGGCGACGACCTCGGTGCCCTGCGGATCTTCGACCCCGACCACCCCGAGCTCCCGGTGGTCGCCGCCGGGGCCCCCTGGTTCATGACGGTGTTCGGCCGTGACTCGCTGCTCACCGGCTGGATGACGCTGATGGCCGACCACCGGCTGGCCCACGGCGTGCTCGAGACCCTGGCCCGCTTCCAGGGCGCCGACGTGGTCGAGGCCACCGAGGAGGAGCCCGGCAAGATCCTCCACGAGATGCGGTTCGGCACCGCCAACGGCGACTCCCTGCAGCGCGGCGACGTGTACTACGGCTCGATCGACGCCACGCCGCTGTTCGTCATGCTCCTCGGCGAGCTGCGCCGCTGGGACCCCCGCAACGAGCTGGTCGAGCGGCTGCTGCCCCACGCCGACCGGGCGCTGGAGTGGATCGAGCAGTTCGGCGACCGCGACGGCGACGGCTACGTCGAGTACCAGCGCCACGGCACCCATGGGCTCGCCAACCAGGGCTGGAAGGACTCCTGGGACGCCATCCGCCACGCCGACGGCCAGCTGGCCCACCCGCCGATCGCCCTGTGCGAGGTGCAGGGCTACGTGTACGCGGCGTACCTGGCCCGGGCCCACTTCGCGTTGGAGACCGGCGACGCCGCCACCCACGAGCGCTACCGCGACAAGGCCCGCGAGCTGCGCCGGCGCTTCAACGAGGACTTCTGGGTCGAGGAGCTGGGCACCTACGCCCTGGCGCTCGACGGCGACAAGAAGCCGGTCGCGGTCGCCGCCTCCAACGTGGGCCACTGCCTGTGGACGGGGATCGTCGACCGGGAGCGCGCGTCGCTGGTGGCGGACCGCCTGCTGGGCGACGACATGTTCAGCGGCTGGGGCATCCGCACGCTGGCCGCGTCGACCCCGGCCTACAACCCGGCCAGCTACCACAACGGCTCGGTGTGGCCCCACGACAACGCGCTGTGCGCCGCGGGGCTCATGCGCTACGGGTTCATCGAGCACGCCCACCGGGTGATCGCCGCCCAGCTCGACGTGGCCGCGCTGACGCAGGGGCGGCTGCCC
This Acidimicrobiales bacterium DNA region includes the following protein-coding sequences:
- a CDS encoding SDR family NAD(P)-dependent oxidoreductase, which translates into the protein MTTRTTGGERPLDGRVAFVAGASRGIGRNIAVALAEAGASVVVAARSEVEGKVPGTIHGVAERIRDAGGDALPVVCDVTSEESVAAAVAAAVDHYGGLDVLVANAGVMWLAPTVETPLKRWDLCLRVNLTGVFLVTRACLPHVRDGGSLIAITTTGVRMTDLGSNAYWVAKAGVERLYVGLASELRERRVAVNCLAPSKVVLTEGWEAGGGWEIPDDQVEPPEAMGAAAVLLASQQDAGITGTVQYSLDLAG
- a CDS encoding linear amide C-N hydrolase, whose translation is MCTDLRLMRLDGRHVSARTLDFATDLGSTLQAVPRGQEWSAAATGTAAPALTWTNTLGFVAMEDQGLPGSFCDGLNEAGLSVANLELPESQLPPEPPATGSGFGSLDFVRLSSWLLGTCATVDDVRAALGAVQLWNPPAELPPGHALAGYRYAEHLAVHDAAGHDLVVEFPDGRTVLHDNPVGVVANSPTYDQHLENLRATGDPSDPAALLAAAPGDVRSRSRFLRAAALAQVAVPAGDDHDLVNQAFHCLDLVSVPRYLVATGDHTSWWVVRDHDRATFYLRTYDSWTTAAYVLADLDLRRPGPRRTLSRPPR
- a CDS encoding glycosyltransferase family 4 protein; the encoded protein is MDCQLTALPLRENPAHLRVAIIAPPWVPVPPPLYGGTEAVLDYLARGLREAGHEVVLYATGDSTCEVPLLYTLDTAAGTVDGGAVTELRHAVNAYQAISEWGADVVHDHTLMGPHLARRYGLPVVTTNHGPFVSDLGDCYRSLGQIAPIIAISEHHASTAGDIRVASVIHHGVDVERFPVGDGSGGYALFLGRMSPDKGVHIAARIAREANVPLKIAAKMREAPERAYFQAHVEPLLGGCVEYVGEVGGRDKLELLADAACLFNPIAWPEPFGMVMIEALACGTPVVATPCGSVPEIVCEGVTGFVRESEAELAEALQRVDELDRTWCRKDAETRFSTQRMVADHVALYRQVVDDLRAAQAS
- a CDS encoding glycogen debranching N-terminal domain-containing protein; translation: MSDSPYQGTTPVASLADNGGPVTLVEGRTFALSDRTGDMASDQAQGLFVLDTRVLSRWELKVNGHRLETLAVETREPYATTFVARAHAAMGHADSDLVVFRRRYIGRGMREELEITNYGLSVVPVEVEAQVDVDFADLFEVKEGRVDTGRPRSVHVVCGALWFEGHDGPAAKQSTIALSGDATIEAGHATWRTMLQPGQTWETCVVVTVSVDGEQIEPRFQCGGDDGDTVPATRLRQWRETRPDIVTDHPGLALALERSGDDLGALRIFDPDHPELPVVAAGAPWFMTVFGRDSLLTGWMTLMADHRLAHGVLETLARFQGADVVEATEEEPGKILHEMRFGTANGDSLQRGDVYYGSIDATPLFVMLLGELRRWDPRNELVERLLPHADRALEWIEQFGDRDGDGYVEYQRHGTHGLANQGWKDSWDAIRHADGQLAHPPIALCEVQGYVYAAYLARAHFALETGDAATHERYRDKARELRRRFNEDFWVEELGTYALALDGDKKPVAVAASNVGHCLWTGIVDRERASLVADRLLGDDMFSGWGIRTLAASTPAYNPASYHNGSVWPHDNALCAAGLMRYGFIEHAHRVIAAQLDVAALTQGRLPELFAGFSRRDLAVPAAYPTSCSPQAWAAASPLLWLRTLLRLDPWVSRRQLWLAPVLPPDIRRLHVEGIAIGDNRVSLHVEGGELSVEGADGIDILTEPRPPLTSLLDQQVKGPR